Genomic window (Helicobacteraceae bacterium):
AAACGGCGAAAGCAGTTTTAGCGCCTCGATAAAGATCGCGCCGATCTCGCCGACGCTCTCCTCGTCGGCTTTGCTAAGCTCTATACCCCAATCGCAAAACTCCGTCCATATAAAACGATAGAGCGCGATCGCCGCGTCGTTGAAGCGGTATGCGTCCAGATCGCCGCGCGCCTGCGCGATCGCCGCGTTAAGGCGGCTGTTCATATACCGCCCCAGTTCGGTTTTAATCTCGATCTCGTTAAGTTCGGCGTATTTTGGTCGCTTGAGAAGCAAAAATTTCGCGGCGTTGTAAATTTTGTTGGCAAAATGCTTGTAGGTTTCCAGAGCCTTGCGCGAAAGCCTAATGTCGCGCCCCTGAACGCATAGCGCCGCTAGGGTAAAGCGCAGGGTGTCCGCGCCGTGCAACTCGATCATCTCGTTTGGATCGATCACGTTGCCCTTTGTTTTGCTCATCTTGCGCCCCTGCTCGTCGCGCACGAGGGCGTGCAGATAAACGTCCTTAAACGGCGTTTTTCCCGTGAAATAAACGCCCATCATCAACATTCGCGCCACCCAGAAAAAGAGAATGTCAAAGCCTGTGATCAGCAGATCGTTCGGGCTGCGCCTATCTAAATCGTCCGACTTAACATTGCGGTTGTTTTCGTTGCCCCACCCCAAAGCGCTAATCGCCCAAAGACCCGAACTAAACCAAGTGTCCAATACGTCCGGGTCCTGAACGATCGATAAGGAATGGCAGTTTGGACAGCAAGCCGGCTCGTCCTCTACGCTCGCCCATCTGTTATGGCACTCCACGCAGTAAAAAACGGGAATGCGATGCCCCCACCAGAGTTGGCGCGATATGCACCAGTCGCGTAGCTCGCCCATCCACGCGTCAAAATTATTTTTCCACTGCGGGGGAAAGAATTTCGTCTCGCCCGCATTCACCCTTTTGATCGCTTCGGCGGCGATCTCCTTTTTCACAAACCACTGCTTGGATATATACGGCTCGACGACGTTATGACAGCGATAGCACCGCCCTATTTGATGGGTATGCTTTTCGATCTTTTCGATAAAACCGCCTTTTTGCAACGCCTCTACGATCTTAGGGCGCGCCTCAAGCCGCTCTTGTCCCTCGAACTCGCCGCAACGCTCGTTTAATATCCCCGATTCGTCGAATATCGTTATAAACTCTAAGTTGTGCCGCTTGCCGATCTCGTAGTCGTTGTGATCGTGCGCGGGCGTAACCTTAACCGCGCCGGAGCCAAACGCCGCATCGACATGATCGTCGGCGATAATTTTGATCTCGCGGTTAATCAGCGGCAATCTTACGCTTTTTCCCAGAAATCGTTTATATCGCTCGTCGTCGGGGCGCGTCATAACGGCGCTGTCGCCAAAAAAGGTTTCGGGGCGCGTCGTAGCCACGACAATCGCGCCCTCGCCGTCCGACAACGGATAGCGAATATGATAAAGCGCGCCTTCGCTCTCCTCGTGTTCGACCTCCACGTCGCTTAACGCGCCGTCGTGCGTGCACCAATTAACCATATGGTCGCCTTGCACGATCAGCCCGTCGTCGTATAACCGGACAAACGCCCGTTTTACCGCCTGTCGCAAGCCGTCATCCATCGTAAAGCGCTCGCGCGACCAATCGGGGCTAGTCCCAAGCCGCCGCAATTGGCTGACAATCTCGCCCCCGCTTTGGTTTTTCCAATCCCACACTCTGCGGATAAACTCCTCGCGCCCAATCTCCTCTTTTGTGATCTTCTCGGCGAGCAGGCGTTTTTCGACTACGTTTTGCGTGGCGATCCCAGCGTGATCAAGCCCTGGTTGCCATAGAACGTCGTAGCCGTCCATTCGCTTATAACGAACGATAATATCCTGCA
Coding sequences:
- a CDS encoding valine--tRNA ligase, whose amino-acid sequence is MSLESSYDPKEVESGLYEEWEKAGIFASNKGGKPFTIMMPPPNVTGSLHIGHALNHTLQDIIVRYKRMDGYDVLWQPGLDHAGIATQNVVEKRLLAEKITKEEIGREEFIRRVWDWKNQSGGEIVSQLRRLGTSPDWSRERFTMDDGLRQAVKRAFVRLYDDGLIVQGDHMVNWCTHDGALSDVEVEHEESEGALYHIRYPLSDGEGAIVVATTRPETFFGDSAVMTRPDDERYKRFLGKSVRLPLINREIKIIADDHVDAAFGSGAVKVTPAHDHNDYEIGKRHNLEFITIFDESGILNERCGEFEGQERLEARPKIVEALQKGGFIEKIEKHTHQIGRCYRCHNVVEPYISKQWFVKKEIAAEAIKRVNAGETKFFPPQWKNNFDAWMGELRDWCISRQLWWGHRIPVFYCVECHNRWASVEDEPACCPNCHSLSIVQDPDVLDTWFSSGLWAISALGWGNENNRNVKSDDLDRRSPNDLLITGFDILFFWVARMLMMGVYFTGKTPFKDVYLHALVRDEQGRKMSKTKGNVIDPNEMIELHGADTLRFTLAALCVQGRDIRLSRKALETYKHFANKIYNAAKFLLLKRPKYAELNEIEIKTELGRYMNSRLNAAIAQARGDLDAYRFNDAAIALYRFIWTEFCDWGIELSKADEESVGEIGAIFIEALKLLSPFMPFLSERLYRELTESGVSVTVAPFPKAAERDLDAEERVNIAIEAIVSIRRAKASIDQANKPIAKAYARPYKEGVKLPLRFIEKLARVESVEITYQKQKGASDISDNLETIIPIDNLDLSALIDRLKTQRAKIIKDQEKLQGLLNNPNFVANAPKDALDKNRALLDEVVKKRNEVEEKLKALS